TAGGAGTGAACTATATGGCACAATGCAATCGTTGTAATCGAGTATTAAAAACTGCAAGGTCCATTGAGGATGGTTATGGTCCAGTTTGCAAACGCAAGCAAGCAGAAGCAGATGCGGAGTTCGAAAAACGTCAAGTAA
The Paenisporosarcina cavernae genome window above contains:
- a CDS encoding DUF6011 domain-containing protein; its protein translation is MAQCNRCNRVLKTARSIEDGYGPVCKRKQAEADAEFEKRQVTIDEVLSYEAKLRK